One segment of Phragmites australis chromosome 13, lpPhrAust1.1, whole genome shotgun sequence DNA contains the following:
- the LOC133889136 gene encoding DDB1- and CUL4-associated factor homolog 1-like isoform X1, producing the protein MAEQDSAAPASEDEEALLARAHSVISRVLERDHDPNPRLLHTLATICDLHEARYLQLCASNPMFNNTNTRSTYTIGKLANLLRDNDDFYELVFCKFLSDTSYSVAVRAAAARLLLSCHSAWTPQYPHAFEDSIIENIKSWVTEDAEACNECEWKYLGTNKPTDAEMLRTYAIGLLAMALCSGGQLVEDVLTMGVSAKLMRFLRIRVLGDASSSQKDANHPLDTKHPRGRDDNRGKSRLAQDSSRLDGTRFGYGILTDPTAEKDNEPGVGTRQAHGERWMDDTISLRPEHADASSDNFDIPEADRTNDRSYSSSIYDTKSKYGEKHSMMRLVKDEDISENGELLKRKPSRAPTRLRVKGKAGESLPESEIAPLSPTSGLRIGGRATRDRNAARVEDPKKATDVNNRSTGLELFCAISSEEYEDRFRDCIIGLKDISAIVLKAVRAAEAEARSANAPDEAVKAAGDAAAELVKSAASEVWKSESNGDAVVLAAEKAAATVVEAAMSTSVSRSSNQVSEERAVEEAVQTSEDQELEDFVISDHEQLLQLREKYSIQCLQILGEYVEALGPVLHEKGVDVCLTLLQRSIKDQEGGGHFALLPDVLKLICALAAHRKFAALFVDRGGIQKILSVPRITQTYTGLSACLFTFGSLQSTMERVCALSSDTLGNVVELALQLLECPQDLARKSAAIFFAAAFVFKAVLDLFDAREGMQKLLHILYGCASVRSGGNSGGLGSSNVNQGNDRSPAEVLTASEKQVAYHTCVALRQYFRAHLLQLVDSIRPSKSIRSIARNTSSARAGYKPFDISNEAMDAVFRQIQRDRKLGPALVRARWPVLDKFVASSGHITMLELCKFQAHGDRYLRDLTQYAIGVLHIITLMPYSRKTIVHATLSNNRVGMAVLLDAVKSFDYIDHEVICPALNVLVNLVCPPPSISNKPSSTANQQPAASQALVGSSSESRDRNFEKSTSDRNIIANQGESWERSGDGNPAERNNTSMQISTPVVPSGVVGDRRISLGVGAGGPGLAAQLEQGYRQAREVVRANNGIKILLQLLSSRMVTHPVAIDPIRALACRVLLGLARDDAIAHILTKLQVGKKLSELIRDTSTTQTSGADSGRWQTELTQVAIELIAVLTNSGKETTLAATDAAAPALRRIERAGIAAATPISYHSRELMQLIHEHLLGSGFAATAAMLQKEADLAPLPSTAAVPPVHQVPALEASSVQQQWPSGHVQGFLPDKTNISSDHAGQRCQSVPPSSKKKALTFSSSFSQRIQSPHPFSGNRASDTLKSPVPIGVDTGDSEILHKTPLSLPLKRKLVDMKDINSASAAKRPATADQASQSSIFQTPAPAPARRGLSVVVDSPTAFHSGRTIFNNIYSESLDSSQGTPGVVTTTAHPGVNDQQSGNLERMTLDSLVVQYLKHQHRQCPAPITTLPPLSLLHPHVCPEPSRSLSAPANIAARMGSREISRQFSGIQIPRRDRHFIYSRFKQYRVCRDEASLLTCMTLLRDASRVAAGNHTGELRIFDCNTANLLETQTCHQHLVTMESTYSGVNELILTSSLNEVKIWDASSISGGPLNTFEGCKAARFSHSGTLFAALSTDSTQREVQLYDVQTYSVDLRLPDNSSHSGSGRSYIQPIIHFSPSDTMLLWNGVLWDRRSPNPVHQFDQFTDYCGGGFHPAGNEVILNSEVWDLRKFKLLRSVPSLDQTVIKFNGTGDVIYAILRRNLEDVSSSINARRVRHPLFPAFRTIDAVTYSDIATVQIDRCVLDLATEPNDSLIGVVAMDDHEELFSSARLFEVGRKRITDDDSDPEDAGDTDDEDDDNDDSDDDILAPVLEGETDSDDLINSSDDGGDDEIASLDENDDDPEFLDEGDLEGGGGFLEIVGDGEEVGDESDMMESFSSGDEEGWIM; encoded by the exons ATGGCGGAGCAAGACtccgccgcccccgcctccgaggacgaggaggcgctGCTCGCCCGCGCCCACAGCGTCATCTCCAGGGTCCTCGAACGCGACCACGACCCCAATCCCCGCCTCCTCCACACACTCGCCACCATCTGCGACCTCCACGAAGCCAG ATATCTTCAGCTATGTGCATCTAACCCAATGTTTAATAACACAAACACAAGGAGCACCTATACAATAGGCAAGCTGGCAAATTTGCTCCGG GATAATGACGATTTTTACGAGCTAGTGTTTTGTAAGTTCTTGTCGGATACCTCCTACTCTGTTGCTGTACGTGCTGCTGCAGCTAGGCTGCTCCTAAGCTGCCATTCTGCCTGGACG CCTCAATATCCTCACGCTTTTGAAGATTCCATCATAGAGAATATTAAAAGCTGGGTAACTGAAGATGCTGAAGCTTGTAATGAGTGTGAATGGAAGTATTTAGGAACGAATAAACCCACAGATGCTGAGATGCTGAGAACATATGCTATTGGGTTGCTTGCTATGGCGTTGTGTAG CGGTGGGCAATTGGTAGAAGATGTCTTGACTATGGGGGTATCAGCTAAGCTCATGCGCTTTTTGCGTATAAGAGTCCTTGGGGATGCTTCATCTTCACAGAAAGATGCTAATCATCCACTAGACACCAAGCACCCTCGGGGAAGAGATGATAATAGGGGCAAATCACGGCTGGCTCAAGATAGTTCTCGATTGGATGGAACAAGGTTTGGATATGGAATACTAACTGATCCTACTGCGGAGAAGGACAATGAACCTGGTGTTGGAACAAGGCAAGCACATGGCGAAAGGTGGATGGATGACACTATTTCTCTGCGTCCTGAGCATGCTGATGCCTCCTCGGATAATTTCGATATCCCTGAGGCTGATAGGACCAATGATCGATCTTATAGCTCAAGTATTTACGACACAAAGTCAAAATATGGGGAAAAACATTCCATGATGAGGCTTGTTAAAGATGAAGATATCAGCGAAAATGGTGAACTGTTGAAGAGAAAGCCAAGTCGAGCCCCTACTCGACTTAGAGTGAAGGGAAAAgcaggtgaaagcttgcctgaATCTGAAATAGCACCTTTATCACCAACCTCAGGATTGAGAATAGGAGGCCGGGCTACCAGAGACAGGAATGCGGCGAGGGTTGAAGACCCAAAGAAGGCAACTGATGTGAACAATAGATCCACAGGCCTTGAGTTGTTTTGCGCTATTTCTAGCGAAGAATACGAAGACCGGTTCAGGGATTGCATCATTGGCTTAAAGGATATATCTGCCATTGTTTTGAAGGCAGTGAGAGCTGCAGAAGCTGAGGCCAGATCTGCAAATGCACCTGATGAAGCTGTGAAAGCAGCAGGCGATGCTGCTGCTGAGCTTGTGAAATCTGCTGCTTCGGAG GTTTGGAAAAGTGAAAGTAACGGTGATGCGGTTGTATTAGCTGCCGAGAAAGCTGCAGCCACTGTAGTAGAGGCTGCAATGTCTACTAGCGTCTCACG AAGCTCAAACCAAGTTAGTGAAGAGCGTGCTGTGGAAGAAGCTGTGCAAACCAGCGAAGACCAGGAGTTGGAAGATTTTGTTATCAGTGACCATGAGCAGCTCTTGCAACTTAGAGAAAAATATAGCATTCAGTGCCTACAGATTTTGGGAGAGTATGTTGAAGCTTTGGGTCCTGTTCTCCATGAAAAGGGTGTTGATGTTTGCCTCACATTATTGCAAAGGAGCATAAAAGACCAGGAGGGAGGTGGCCACTTTGCGCTACTTCCTGATGTCCTTAAATTAATTTGTGCACTGGCTGCCCACCGGAAATTTGCTGCACTCTTTGTTGATCGTGGCGGTATTCAGAAGATCCTCTCTGTTCCTAGAATTACTCAGACATATACTGGTCTTTCTGCCTGCTTATTTACTTTCGGGTCTCTTCAG TCTACCATGGAACGTGTTTGCGCGCTCTCATCTGACACACTCGGTAATGTTGTTGAACTAGCACTTCAACTTCTTGAGTGCCCACAAGATTTAGCCAGAAAAAGTGCAGCCATTTTCTTCGCTGCTGCTTTTGTGTTCAAAGCTGTTCTGGATTTATTTGATGCACGGGAGGGGATGCAAAAACTTCTCCATATCCTATATGGCTGTGCGTCTGTAAGATCTGGTGGTAACTCTGGAGGATTAGGTTCCTCCAATGTAAATCAAGGGAATGATCGATCGCCCGCTGAAGTTCTGACTGCATCAGAAAAGCAGGTTGCATACCATACATGTGTTGCACTACGGCAGTATTTTAGAGCTCATCTCCTTCAGCTTGTTGATTCCATTCGGCCAAGCAAGAGCATCCGCAGTATTGCTCGGAACACTTCTAGTGCAAGAGCTGGTTACAAACCTTTTGACATTAGCAATGAGGCTATGGATGCTGTTTTTCGTCAGATCCAGCGGGATCGAAAGTTAGGCCCTGCTCTCGTGAGAGCTCGTTGGCCTGTGTTGGACAAATTTGTGGCCTCTAGTGGTCATATAACCATGCTAGAGCTGTGTAAG TTTCAGGCACATGGTGATCGATATTTGCGTGACTTAACTCAATATGCAATTGGAGTTCTTCACATTATAACACTGATGCCGTACAGCCGCAAGACGATAGTGCATGCAACATTAAGCAACAATCGTGTTGGTATGGCTGTCCTATTAGACGCGGTGAAAAGTTTCGACTATATTGAtcatgag GTGATCTGTCCAGCATTGAATGTTCTTGTCAATCTTGTATGCCCCCCACCTTCTATCAGCAACAAGCCATCCTCAACTGCCAATCAGCAACCTGCAGCTTCACAAGCACTTGTTGGGTCTTCATCAGAAAGCAGAGACAGGAACTTCGAAAAAAGTACTTCAGATAGGAATATAATAGCAAATCAGGGTGAATCTTGGGAACGATCTGGTGATGGCAACCCTGCTGAAAGGAACAATACATCAATGCAGATTAGCACACCTGTTGTGCCATCTGGAGTGGTCGGTGATCGGAGAATATCCTTAGGAGTTGGAGCTGGAGGTCCTGGTCTTGCTGCTCAATTGGAACAAGGATATCGTCAAGCTCGAGAAGTAGTAAGAGCCAACAATGGCATAAAAATTCTTTTACAGCTTCTGAGTTCTCGGATGGTTACACATCCTGTGGCTATTGATCCTATTCGTGCCCTTGCCTGCCGCGTCTTGCTTGGGCTGGCCAGAGACGATGCAATTGCACATATACTGACAAAGCTCCAG GTGGGGAAGAAATTATCAGAATTGATCCGAGATACCAGTACCACCCAGACATCTGGGGCTGATAGTGGAAGATGGCAAACTGAGCTGACCCAAGTTGCAATTGAACTGATTGCG GTCCTGACAAATTCTGGAAAAGAAACAACATTAGCAGCGACTGATGCTGCTGCACCAGCATTGAGGCGCATTGAGCGAGCTGGAATAGCTGCTGCTACTCCAATATCCTATCACTCCAG GGAACTGATGCAGCTGATACATGAACATCTTCTTGGGTCTGGTTTCGCTGCCACTGCTGCCATGCTACAGAAGGAGGCTGACCTTGCACCTTTGCCATCCACAGCTGCAGTGCCTCCTGTCCACCAGGTTCCTGCCCTGGAAGCGTCATCTGTTCAGCAACAGTGGCCTTCTGGTCATGTTCAGGGCTTTCTCCCAGATAAAACAAATATAAGCTCAGATCATGCTGGCCAGAGATGTCAATCTGTCCCGCCTTCATCTAAGAAGAAGGCACTGACCTTCTCATCCAGTTTCTCACAAAGAATTCAATCTCCACATCCCTTTTCTGGTAATAGAGCAAGTGACACTCTTAAAAGTCCGGTACCTATTGGAGTCGATACTGGAGATTCAGAAATATTGCATAAAACACCACTGTCGCTGCCACTTAAGAGGAAGCTAGTGGATATGAAGGATATTAATTCTGCATCAGCAGCAAAGCGCCCTGCAACAGCTGAccaagcatcccaatcttccatATTCCaaactcctgctcctgctcctgctcgcaGGGGTCTATCTGTAGTAGTGGATTCCCCTACTGCCTTTCACTCTGGTCGGACAATCTTCAACAACATTTATTCTGAAAGCTTGGACAGCTCTCAAGGGACACCAGGAGTGGTTACAACCACAGCACATCCTGGTGTGAATGATCAACAATCAGGAAATTTGGAGCGTATGACACTTGATTCACTGGTTGTGCAATACTTGAAACATCAACACCGCCAGTGTCCTGCTCCAATTACAACTTTGCCACCACTCTCCCTGTTGCACCCACATGTTTGCCCTGAGCCTAGCCGCAGCCTTAGTGCACCAGCAAACATAGCTGCTCGTATGGGAAGCCGTGAGATAAGCAGGCAATTTAGTGGGATCCAAATACCTCGTAGGGATCGCCATTTTATATACAGCAGGTTCAAGCAATACCGTGTTTGTCGTGATGAGGCCTCACTGTTGACTTGCATGACACTTCTTAGAGATGCATCTCGAGTTGCGGCTGGGAACCACACCGGTGAATTAAGAATATTTGACTGTAACACTGCAAACCTCTTAGAGACTCAAACATGCCACCAACATCTTGTTACCATGGAGTCAACATATTCTGGTGTAAATGAGCTGATTCTCACATCCAGCCTAAATGAGGTTAAGATCTGGGATGCCTCCTCAATATCTGGGGGACCTTTGAACACATTTGAGGGTTGCAAAGCTGCTAGGTTTAGCCACTCCGGAACTTTATTTGCTGCCCTTTCTACTGATTCAACACAGCGAGAGGTTCAATTGTATGATGTACAGACATATAGTGTTGATCTGCGGCTTCCTGATAATTCTAGCCATTCAGGTTCTGGCCGGAGTTACATACAACCCATCATACATTTCAGTCCTTCAGACACAATGTTGCTGTGGAATGGAGTCCTGTGGGATAGACGAAGCCCGAATCCTGTTCATCAGTTTGACCAGTTCACAGACTATTGTGGAGGTGGCTTCCATCCAGCTGGAAATGAG GTCATCCTAAATTCGGAGGTGTGGGATCTGAGGAAATTTAAGCTTCTGAGGAGTGTCCCTTCCCTGGACCAGACAGTAATAAAATTCAATGGCACGGGTGATGTTATCTATGCCATCCTCAGGCGTAATCTTGAGGATGTATCATCGTCCATCAATGCTCGTCGGGTCAGACATCCTCTTTTCCCTGCGTTCCGCACGATTGATGCTGTGACTTACTCAGATATTGCGACCGTCCAAATTGACCGCTGTGTCCTTGACCTCGCTACTGAGCCGAATGACTCTCTTATCGGGGTTGTTGCTATGGATGATCACGAGGAGCTGTTCTCTTCTGCTCGCTTATTTGAAGTTGGCAGGAAGCGAATAACTGATGATGATTCAGATCCAGAGGATGCAGGTGATACagatgacgaagatgatgacaatgatgactccgatgatgacatTCTTGCGCCTGTGCTGGAAGGGGAGACAGATTCTGATGATCTAATTAACAGCAGCGACGACGGTGGTGATGATGAAATTGCCAGTTTGGATGAAAATGACGATGATCCTGAGTTCCTTGACGAAGGTGACCTTGAAGGGGGAGGGGGCTTCCTGGAGATTGTAGGTGATGGTGAAGAAGTTGGCGATGAGAGTGACATGATGGAGTCATTTAGCAGCGGTGACGAAGAAGGTTGGATCATGTGA